One segment of Metallosphaera cuprina Ar-4 DNA contains the following:
- a CDS encoding CRISPR-associated endonuclease Cas3'' yields MRGVNSMKPCAFVNQTLRDHSLGSLSNVDAVFKDGYFKTVKRRMDRFMQHSLKSGRVEEADVRTIQGMSWERWRDLIRFLTAIHDIGKADDYYQKKFNDSCEASKSSFRLHEVSGALVLFNAKWNSNLVKLWSILAILNHLNAIRTVSNLKGYEGEIKPEMLKLKNYGSVLVSDPQISSLIRKVTGVVDNVSPVDYDKSNFQEMKHWVEFMATKPLAKPYILLLFPIIIGDNLDSSQNRSKDETSRNKSRFIQSLQNMKVIVVDH; encoded by the coding sequence ATGAGAGGTGTAAACTCCATGAAACCGTGTGCGTTCGTTAACCAAACGCTGAGGGATCATTCTTTAGGCTCGTTGTCGAACGTTGACGCTGTGTTTAAAGACGGCTACTTCAAGACCGTGAAGAGGAGGATGGACCGGTTCATGCAACACTCTTTGAAATCTGGTCGAGTTGAGGAGGCTGACGTTAGAACGATCCAGGGAATGAGTTGGGAGAGGTGGAGGGACTTAATCAGGTTCCTAACTGCGATACACGATATAGGTAAGGCTGATGATTATTATCAGAAAAAATTTAACGATAGCTGTGAGGCTTCAAAAAGCAGCTTTAGGCTTCACGAGGTGAGCGGCGCTCTAGTTCTCTTCAATGCTAAGTGGAATAGCAACTTAGTGAAGCTTTGGTCAATCCTGGCCATACTTAATCACTTGAACGCAATTAGAACGGTAAGCAACTTAAAAGGTTATGAAGGCGAGATAAAACCTGAAATGCTCAAGTTAAAGAATTACGGATCAGTTTTGGTCTCAGACCCTCAAATCTCATCCCTAATTAGGAAGGTTACTGGAGTGGTGGATAACGTGAGTCCTGTTGACTACGATAAATCTAACTTCCAGGAAATGAAGCACTGGGTCGAATTTATGGCGACAAAGCCATTGGCAAAGCCTTACATTCTGTTACTCTTTCCTATAATAATAGGAGATAACCTGGACAGCTCACAGAACAGGTCGAAAGACGAAACCTCAAGGAATAAATCAAGGTTCATTCAATCACTTCAGAACATGAAGGTGATAGTAGTTGACCATTAA
- the csaX gene encoding type I-A CRISPR-associated protein CsaX: MTIKINMQGIFGDFYVMTFATLAGGRRTETGVEIEDENFVDVIRIAKEVAEVKEERRKNPKKQEPIMILPMSGNDKKPFEKVLRCLNIPTQSTISEILSKVNVDMAEKCEKVSAMSFIKPDMYEYGRVPGYEEGKNQSRKSEIKIDALYLITSVAGWVLSRLGEASSEGSRVGVHIFPIDVSQSFHNLPVLMEKVDRIPGLYPTTAFLLWLSYQMIKNGALITDAMQIYTMSDAGGMSPATVKEGYRVSLERIVNRLNGKLGNDQNYLERLTSDAMSPKSETRSFSIRVCNLLYEVIMGSKRETDLLYFANRELYSINVTKSDESSKDLKEKNKLEVYRAASKLAYKFAGQ; this comes from the coding sequence TTGACCATTAAAATAAACATGCAAGGGATCTTTGGAGACTTTTACGTAATGACCTTCGCGACTCTAGCGGGGGGACGGAGAACAGAGACGGGTGTAGAGATAGAAGATGAAAATTTCGTTGACGTGATCAGGATCGCTAAGGAGGTGGCCGAGGTGAAGGAAGAGAGGAGGAAAAACCCGAAAAAGCAGGAGCCTATAATGATACTCCCAATGAGTGGTAACGACAAGAAACCCTTCGAAAAGGTTCTCAGATGTTTAAACATACCGACTCAATCTACGATCTCCGAGATATTGAGTAAAGTGAACGTCGATATGGCGGAAAAGTGTGAAAAGGTGAGCGCAATGTCTTTCATAAAGCCCGACATGTATGAGTACGGCAGAGTGCCGGGTTATGAGGAGGGGAAGAACCAGAGTAGGAAAAGCGAGATCAAAATAGACGCCCTGTACTTGATAACGTCTGTAGCCGGATGGGTCTTAAGTAGGTTGGGTGAGGCCTCTAGCGAAGGAAGTAGGGTAGGCGTTCACATCTTCCCCATTGACGTCTCTCAGTCATTCCACAATTTACCTGTATTGATGGAGAAGGTAGATAGGATCCCCGGACTCTACCCTACCACCGCCTTCCTACTTTGGCTCTCCTACCAAATGATCAAGAATGGGGCTTTGATAACTGACGCGATGCAGATTTACACTATGTCCGACGCTGGAGGTATGAGTCCCGCAACAGTCAAAGAGGGATACAGGGTGAGCCTCGAGAGGATAGTAAACAGATTGAATGGGAAATTAGGCAATGACCAAAATTATTTAGAGAGGTTAACAAGTGACGCAATGTCCCCTAAATCAGAGACCAGGTCTTTCTCCATCAGAGTGTGCAACCTTCTGTACGAGGTGATCATGGGATCTAAAAGAGAGACTGACTTACTGTACTTCGCTAACAGGGAGCTTTACTCTATTAACGTGACTAAGTCGGATGAGAGTTCGAAAGACCTTAAGGAGAAAAACAAACTTGAGGTTTACAGGGCTGCCTCAAAACTAGCCTATAAATTTGCAGGGCAGTAA
- a CDS encoding DNA double-strand break repair nuclease NurA, which produces MEGHEFIRELFFTLSKVKGRSPFLGVSQESPSEAGSLTVEGELESCDPLLKFSYLDSSAKTVSVRGANVYIASLYGNMEGKHFTIPAQAEFPFVAIKGSEDVVKEIKSSPISNLVRTENVNGVPYDENYKDDNILDELRISLENYFINRAGITIVDGPVYPGPYLPLVGEPYASAFERLIKERKKDSLIGIVKRLNFSRKLMRVDGLWKLGGNPTDDVVVMELGKGRTSYITPVFREELPLSDSKLERFMVYVKVRDSVFRVESQDRGLLCRGVSTALRDVSYRGIPTFIEVADRLARKLSASAFILSFSYAKSLIGVTYDDWNTFTLANLEVSN; this is translated from the coding sequence TTGGAGGGTCACGAGTTCATAAGGGAGCTTTTCTTTACCCTCTCTAAGGTTAAGGGCCGTAGTCCCTTTCTGGGAGTAAGTCAAGAGAGCCCGAGTGAGGCCGGCTCTTTAACCGTAGAAGGAGAGCTAGAATCCTGCGATCCTTTACTCAAGTTCTCGTACCTAGATTCGTCCGCCAAAACTGTGAGCGTAAGGGGAGCTAACGTCTACATAGCCTCCCTTTACGGAAACATGGAGGGGAAACACTTCACCATCCCGGCTCAAGCTGAGTTCCCCTTCGTTGCGATTAAGGGATCTGAGGACGTTGTAAAGGAGATAAAGAGCTCCCCTATCTCAAACCTAGTCAGAACGGAGAACGTTAACGGTGTCCCTTACGACGAGAACTACAAGGACGATAACATATTGGACGAGCTGAGGATCTCATTGGAGAACTACTTCATTAATCGAGCTGGGATCACCATAGTGGATGGACCGGTTTATCCTGGTCCCTACCTACCCCTTGTGGGGGAACCCTACGCGTCAGCCTTCGAGAGGCTCATTAAGGAGAGAAAGAAGGACTCTCTGATAGGGATTGTGAAGAGGTTGAACTTCTCAAGGAAGTTGATGAGAGTGGACGGGTTGTGGAAACTGGGAGGTAACCCAACGGATGACGTAGTGGTCATGGAGTTGGGAAAGGGGAGGACATCTTACATCACCCCAGTGTTTAGAGAGGAACTACCTCTCTCTGATTCTAAGTTGGAGAGGTTCATGGTCTACGTTAAGGTCAGGGACTCGGTGTTTAGAGTTGAGAGCCAAGATAGGGGACTGCTTTGTAGGGGGGTATCAACTGCCTTGAGGGACGTGTCGTATAGGGGTATACCAACCTTCATCGAGGTGGCGGACAGGCTGGCGAGGAAGCTGAGCGCCTCCGCCTTCATCCTCTCCTTCTCGTACGCCAAGTCCTTAATCGGCGTGACCTACGATGACTGGAACACGTTCACCTTAGCTAACTTGGAGGTTTCGAATTAG
- a CDS encoding ATP-binding protein: protein MEDLNMVEEAKIRASRFGEVVGLVSRVSTISHGIENNQIRAEISYDVYLKRKFVIGTYVGISLLVPRTLMLGRIIALERSDILSITKVPALSPSVDPTGITTPLSLTIELLSEKVGDEVVPPSSPVDPQSPLFFPNKEFVKEMLGLNVRGLSIGKLIEGYKEMDVDVPLTEEMLRHHVLVVGTTGAGKTNLLKLIISRSEVPALAFDLQGDYIRLIAELGGNVLVPVTVDYASGVTDFINQFLRRTNLQRFKIERIDGQKVKLSDGSGSFNMILVGFRLRDNYKELTSVSPFFTSQGAYFFRIVTENCMAAVDEWIQQCEDVMRDMSVHSTTMDNIKRSVRMLEDTGILDVTIREGTRRFTLGEPNYEELLTGKSVMDLRWALERGVSSATVSAFLTIAKVFNIIDQRYKNNGRETPFLLIFDEAHEYFPQARKEEDKEGLERLINKILRLGRVRGMGTILATHRPTDLNDLILTLTNTKVAMRADEDALEKIGMDDYANLLQASPPGYAVMRSFSLRVKELIFRTEKLQS from the coding sequence ATGGAAGATTTGAACATGGTGGAGGAGGCTAAGATTAGGGCGAGTAGGTTCGGTGAGGTCGTGGGCCTGGTCAGTAGGGTGTCTACAATATCTCATGGAATTGAAAACAACCAGATCAGGGCTGAGATATCCTACGACGTCTACCTGAAGAGGAAGTTCGTGATAGGAACTTACGTTGGTATATCCCTCCTAGTTCCCAGGACCCTAATGCTCGGGAGGATAATAGCGCTGGAGAGGTCAGACATCCTCTCCATAACCAAGGTGCCGGCCCTCTCTCCGAGCGTGGACCCTACAGGGATAACCACACCTCTCTCTTTAACCATTGAGTTGCTCTCCGAGAAGGTTGGGGATGAGGTAGTTCCCCCATCCTCCCCGGTCGACCCTCAAAGTCCTCTATTCTTCCCTAACAAGGAGTTCGTCAAGGAGATGCTAGGGCTTAACGTGAGGGGTTTGAGCATAGGTAAGCTCATCGAGGGGTACAAGGAGATGGACGTTGATGTACCGCTTACCGAGGAGATGTTGAGACATCACGTGCTGGTTGTAGGCACGACGGGTGCAGGAAAGACTAACCTGCTCAAGCTCATCATATCGAGGAGCGAGGTGCCTGCGCTGGCCTTCGATCTCCAAGGGGATTACATAAGGTTGATAGCGGAGCTTGGAGGGAACGTGCTAGTTCCAGTCACGGTGGACTACGCAAGTGGGGTTACGGATTTCATAAATCAGTTCTTGAGGAGAACTAACCTGCAGAGGTTTAAAATAGAGAGGATTGACGGACAGAAGGTTAAGCTTTCCGACGGGAGCGGCTCCTTCAACATGATCCTAGTTGGGTTCAGGTTACGCGATAACTATAAGGAGTTGACGTCCGTTTCGCCTTTCTTCACCTCTCAAGGGGCTTACTTCTTCAGGATCGTAACGGAGAACTGCATGGCAGCCGTGGACGAGTGGATTCAGCAATGTGAGGACGTCATGAGGGATATGTCCGTTCATTCCACCACGATGGACAACATAAAGAGGTCGGTCAGGATGCTTGAGGACACTGGGATATTAGACGTAACGATAAGGGAGGGGACCAGGCGGTTCACACTCGGCGAACCTAACTACGAAGAGCTTCTGACTGGAAAGTCGGTCATGGACTTGAGGTGGGCCCTTGAGAGGGGAGTCTCGAGCGCCACTGTGTCAGCCTTCCTGACGATAGCGAAGGTGTTCAACATAATAGACCAGAGGTACAAAAATAACGGTAGAGAGACCCCGTTCCTATTGATTTTTGACGAGGCCCACGAGTACTTCCCGCAGGCGAGAAAGGAGGAGGATAAGGAGGGCTTGGAGAGGTTAATCAATAAGATACTTAGGCTAGGTAGGGTTAGAGGGATGGGAACTATACTGGCGACGCACAGACCAACGGACTTGAACGACCTCATCCTCACGCTCACGAACACCAAGGTGGCGATGAGGGCGGATGAGGACGCGCTGGAGAAGATAGGCATGGACGATTACGCAAACTTACTCCAGGCCTCACCACCTGGATACGCTGTGATGAGGAGTTTCTCACTTAGGGTGAAGGAATTGATATTCAGAACTGAGAAGCTCCAGTCGTGA
- a CDS encoding PIN domain-containing protein, translating into MKLSTLGSNKYVTTVNAILTEVFTGVKPDEITVYRESESLSMERRKNDLLDALRLLGLKPQVKEVTLEPEITKWRDVMSRDESDVFDLTPGRKYMALSAYYSNAKELRYVYLKNESYGYKVFGYVPFEDLSVIDVRSGRGVNFDPPPTSDAPERSRLLPESLTALINILSLRGKVETLISDSEYESLCKMRAGEIVYEEENEIREAAKDSLILVDTNVYINIGPRLERLTRSERGVRLIPLRSVYNELLAKVNGGSKDRNLYKFIMGLESYRDIHKVPPDKVPSYGDGKMQQKGPPYGDREIVEELKRVKQSVEDKVVFVTADVENGNKAHGNAIQTIILRNKVKSKRDVGELLHCLGSTRNLDSPNKDRVAEITLDGEIVAEVMYTPPDLNGEKLTEVRTLRKDLNYASMLEKLQSF; encoded by the coding sequence ATGAAGCTCTCAACTTTGGGGTCGAACAAGTACGTGACTACCGTCAACGCTATCCTAACTGAAGTGTTCACTGGGGTCAAACCTGATGAGATCACGGTCTACAGGGAGAGCGAGAGCCTGTCGATGGAGAGAAGGAAAAACGACCTCCTGGACGCGTTACGTCTGCTTGGACTGAAACCTCAGGTTAAGGAAGTCACATTAGAACCGGAAATAACCAAGTGGAGGGACGTCATGTCTAGGGACGAGTCAGACGTCTTTGACCTGACCCCCGGAAGGAAGTACATGGCACTCTCAGCTTACTACTCCAATGCAAAGGAGCTCAGGTACGTTTACCTTAAGAACGAGAGCTACGGTTACAAGGTGTTCGGCTACGTTCCTTTCGAAGATTTATCCGTGATTGACGTTAGGAGTGGAAGAGGGGTAAATTTCGACCCTCCCCCAACTTCTGATGCGCCTGAGAGGTCCAGACTGCTTCCCGAGTCCCTCACGGCGCTAATTAACATACTCTCGCTGAGAGGTAAGGTGGAGACCTTAATCAGCGACAGCGAGTACGAGAGTTTGTGCAAGATGAGGGCAGGAGAGATCGTTTACGAGGAGGAGAACGAGATAAGGGAGGCGGCGAAGGACAGCCTCATCTTAGTTGACACTAACGTTTACATCAACATAGGACCTAGGCTTGAGCGATTGACCAGATCAGAGAGAGGGGTGAGGCTCATCCCCCTCAGATCAGTGTACAACGAGCTCTTGGCTAAGGTCAACGGAGGAAGTAAGGATCGCAACCTTTACAAGTTCATAATGGGTTTGGAAAGCTACAGGGACATACACAAGGTCCCACCCGACAAGGTGCCCAGTTATGGAGACGGAAAGATGCAGCAGAAGGGACCCCCTTATGGGGACAGAGAGATAGTGGAGGAGCTGAAGAGAGTGAAGCAGTCGGTGGAGGATAAGGTGGTTTTCGTAACGGCTGACGTGGAGAACGGGAATAAGGCTCACGGGAACGCGATCCAAACCATCATCCTTCGTAATAAGGTTAAAAGTAAGAGGGACGTGGGAGAGTTGCTTCACTGTCTCGGGAGCACTAGGAACCTAGACAGTCCCAATAAGGACAGGGTGGCGGAGATAACGTTGGACGGAGAGATCGTGGCCGAGGTCATGTACACCCCACCGGACTTAAACGGAGAGAAGTTAACCGAGGTTCGCACTTTGAGGAAGGACCTCAACTACGCCAGCATGCTTGAGAAGCTTCAGAGCTTTTAG
- a CDS encoding class II glutamine amidotransferase: protein MCRMIAYHGEDRTDLRSLVECLVKAAEDDPLSGSPHGDGWGIVALTQDRLIHYRSANPIFDPAERSYLLKLIDSFSGEMKVVVHARKASDKRLVSSIYSHPYLETNDREVLFLAHNGSVDLSLSKELNLNAEYVVDSELIAKFISQKGINYVSSLKRWTRSALNLIILKIDRGSGSPMSRSHLLYYNYFLPPYNKVTEEYYKLYSGKGFVMSSSLVKTGCKDANEVERDKVIEI from the coding sequence ATGTGCAGGATGATCGCCTACCACGGAGAGGACAGGACCGATCTCAGGTCTCTAGTTGAGTGTCTGGTGAAGGCTGCAGAGGACGATCCTCTTAGTGGAAGCCCTCATGGAGACGGATGGGGTATTGTCGCCCTGACCCAAGACAGGTTGATACACTACAGGAGCGCAAACCCCATATTCGATCCTGCAGAGAGGAGCTACCTGCTCAAGTTGATAGACAGCTTCTCCGGAGAGATGAAGGTTGTAGTTCACGCCAGGAAGGCATCGGACAAGAGGTTGGTATCCTCGATCTATTCTCATCCGTACTTGGAGACAAACGACAGGGAGGTACTCTTCCTGGCTCACAACGGGAGCGTTGACCTATCGCTCTCCAAGGAACTGAACCTCAACGCTGAGTACGTGGTGGACTCCGAACTTATAGCTAAGTTCATATCTCAAAAGGGGATCAATTACGTCTCCTCACTTAAGCGTTGGACGAGGAGCGCCCTTAACCTCATCATCCTCAAGATCGATAGGGGATCTGGATCACCCATGTCGAGATCTCATCTCCTCTACTACAACTACTTCCTTCCTCCTTACAACAAGGTGACTGAGGAGTACTATAAGCTCTACTCAGGAAAGGGGTTCGTCATGTCCTCATCCCTCGTGAAGACTGGCTGTAAGGACGCGAACGAGGTTGAGAGAGATAAGGTAATAGAGATTTAG
- a CDS encoding energy-coupling factor transporter transmembrane component T family protein: MSVFHEVVSWLILLYGVALPVAVILGVVRLTGLKEITRFETGSGFLYRLNPITKVAFGVVVMIVASVTIWWIGATLTLAVSLLYLTMKDGLKKFGYLLALIFTSLVGSTWSVAPYVPDTILSMVFPNPSSYQVLWVWPSYFLAMGYQPELTLQALIYGVQIGFRVTAVLSSALLLILTTTTSDIFRMFTKLRVPLAITFSLLVGVKTVPKIFELLDSSVKMQFLRGLGEGKPRVLYPFLFFYAGLQGIVPTMVYLLRGAKTMAISADTRGFRAFNRRTEMKELGFGREDYVTFAVIVGLLALAIIANYLGFGRSIPYVGS; this comes from the coding sequence ATGAGCGTCTTCCACGAGGTTGTGAGCTGGTTAATATTACTTTACGGGGTGGCCCTCCCTGTAGCCGTGATATTGGGCGTGGTTAGGTTAACCGGGCTGAAGGAAATAACCAGGTTTGAGACTGGGAGCGGTTTCCTTTACAGGCTGAACCCCATCACTAAGGTAGCCTTCGGTGTTGTAGTAATGATAGTAGCGTCTGTCACTATTTGGTGGATCGGAGCCACACTAACGTTGGCAGTGTCCCTCCTCTATCTGACCATGAAGGATGGGTTGAAGAAGTTCGGATACCTCCTAGCGTTAATCTTTACGAGCTTAGTAGGCTCGACCTGGAGCGTCGCCCCTTACGTTCCAGACACAATACTCTCAATGGTTTTCCCGAACCCGTCGAGCTATCAGGTCCTCTGGGTCTGGCCCTCCTATTTCCTCGCTATGGGATACCAGCCTGAGTTGACTCTCCAAGCTCTCATTTACGGAGTTCAGATTGGTTTTAGGGTGACCGCAGTGCTCTCCTCCGCTCTCCTCTTGATATTGACTACCACAACCTCAGACATATTCAGGATGTTCACTAAGTTGAGGGTGCCCTTGGCCATAACCTTCTCCCTACTCGTTGGCGTAAAGACCGTCCCAAAAATATTTGAGTTGTTGGACAGCTCCGTAAAGATGCAGTTCCTGAGAGGTCTAGGGGAGGGCAAACCTAGAGTGCTCTACCCCTTCCTTTTCTTCTACGCTGGTTTGCAGGGTATCGTACCTACGATGGTTTACTTACTTAGAGGGGCTAAGACTATGGCCATATCCGCAGACACTAGAGGTTTCAGGGCTTTCAACAGGAGAACCGAGATGAAGGAGTTGGGTTTCGGCAGGGAGGATTACGTAACTTTCGCTGTGATAGTTGGGCTTCTAGCGCTCGCGATCATAGCGAACTACCTAGGCTTCGGTAGGTCAATCCCATACGTGGGGTCGTGA